The Zavarzinella sp. sequence GTGTAATTCTGGTGGTTCCCGCCAATCAAAAGCATATTTTTTGGTACGATCTCGGGTAATGCCCTGCATAAACACCTGTACAATAATTTGAGGATGCGATGGTCCGTTTTCTGGCGAACCTTTGCGGTTTAGCACTTGTCAATTACGGCATCTGGCTGTATGAAAATATTTCTTGGCGACGTAGCTCAGGGGTTAGAGCAGACGCTTCATAAGCGTCGGGTCACTGGTTCAAATCCAGTCGTCGCTATTATCACTTCTTTTGATTAAAAATTGCAAGTAATTCTTTTGCTGTTTGATCGGAATAGCTTTCATCAAATCTATTTCGAACGTCCCAAACCTATGGGATCGAAATCTTCATCACCAAACTTTCTCGGTTTTACATTTTTAAACCAGTAGTATTCGACTTCCCTTCCATTGCGATCAACTGCATAAATCAGCACAGGAAAATCGATGGAATCACTTCCTTGAAGTTGATCAAAGAGAATTGTTCGTTTCCCACCCTGCGGCAATAATGGCTCTTCACCCGGAAAAATCAGCTCTTCAACACCCACCAACCCCTGACGCTGTTCCACACGGCTGACAGGTCCGATATAACGATATTTCTGTTGCCACTGGGGATCTGCATTCTCGCGAGACAGTTTTGCCTGCATCGTCGCAATTGTCCGCCCGAGTGCACTGAAGCGAAAATCATACCGGGCATTCTTTTGAATTCGGGGATCATCTGGCGATAGCCGTGTTTTTTTGCCAGCAGGGATCAACAAGCCTTCGCCTCTGCCCGTCATCAGGTGTACCTGGGCGTTGGGACTTTCTGAAAATAGCAACTCCCGCCCTTGATATTCCAGCCCGATCCACTTCATGGCAATACTTTTTGGAGTCCGTCTGTAGCGGTATTGAATGACTTCTTCTGGTCGGGATTCGCCATGCACCACTTCTCTTCTTGTGAGAATTGTCTCATATGCTTCCAGCTTTTCGTGTCTGACTGATGCCCGCTGTACCAAAGTGTGCACTTCCTTACCCACAGAAACAGTATTGGGCTCTTCACGAAGTGGGTTGACCTTGCCTGCATCAAAACCTGTTTGAACTACCTTTTCAGGTTCTTTCGCACGAATTTCGTATCCATTCTGATCTTCAGATGATCCTTTGACAATAGTTGTGGCTGCTCTACTGTCCCACCGTGGGATATCCATGGCAGGTGGTGGGGGAATCATGGCGACGGGATTGTCCATACTGCCAGAAGGATTCGATGTAAAGTCCTGCGAAGTCTTTGGTTGTGGCAATTCCACCTGTGGCAGCGGGGCCTGTTTCGTCGTGCGTTTCCACCACGACAGGCAACCGGTGCTGCCAAGGAGCAGCACAACAAGCAACGATTTCAACAGGATTGGATACATCCGGAACCGCTTCCATGCGGGTTTCAGCAACCGCTGGAATAAATCGAAGTGGTAAAAAATACAACCCCACTTCCTGGCTGGTTGCGAAGTTGCTTGTAGCATGTTAAACTCGTCCCTATATATTTCATCCGAGAACGATTGATGTCAATCCGCTTGTTGCTGGTACTTTTATTTTTTTGTCACCCTGCACTGAATGCAGAAAAGCCAAACATTGTGCTGATCATGGCTGATGACTTGGGGTATGAATGTTTAGGTGTGAATGGTGGTGAATACCGAACACCGAACCTGGATCAACTGGCAAAAAGTGGCAACAGGTACACGAATTGCCATGTGCAACCGTTATGTACTCCTACCAGAGTGCAATTGATGACCGGATTGTGGAACGTGCGTAACTATCGACAGTTTGGCTACTTAGATCCGAAATCGACAACGTTTGCACACCACTTTCAGAAAAATGGCTATCGCACGGCGATTGCGGGTAAGTGGCAATTAGGGCAGGGGAAGGATCTTCCACAAAAACTGGGTTTTGAAGAGTCCTATCTTTGGCAACACACCCGCAGACCGCCACGTTACGCTAATCCAGGTCTCGAATGGAATGGAAAAGCACTGGATTTTTCTAATGGCGAGTACGGCCCTGATCTGATCAATAAATTTGCCTGCGATTTCGTTCGATCGAGTAAAGACAAACCATTTATGCTCTATTACCCAATGGTACTGACCCATGACCCTTTTCAACCCACCCCCGATTCGCCTAAGTGGGATCCAAAAGCGGTGGGAGAAAGTGTTAATCGAAATGTGAAAAACTTTTCATACATGGTTTCCTACATGGACAAATTGGTGGGTAATCTGGTGAAATCAATCAAAGAGACTGGCAAAGAAAAAAACACGCTGATCATCTTCATTGGTGATAATGGTACCCACCCGACAATAACGACAATGTTCAATGGCAAGCCCTATCAAGGTGGCAAAGGAAAAGGCACAGCCGCTGGAACACATGTGCCGTGCGTCGTATCCTGGCCAGGCGTTATCGCGTCGGGAGTTCAGGATCAGATTGTTTGTAGTTGCGACTTCTTTCCCACGATGTTGGAAATTGCCGGGCTGAAAGTTCCTGAAGGCCTCGACGGGATGAGTTTTGCACACCAGTTAATTGGAAAGCCGGGAAAAGACCGCACCTGGTGGTACTGTTGGTACGCACGGAACGGTGGCAAGAATGCCCAGGTAGAGTTTGTGGGCACGAAAGACTACAAAGTTTATCAGGATGGTAGGCTTTTTAGGCTGAAATCCGATCCGCTGGAGCAGAATGCAATCAAAGACAATGAGTTAACCACAGCTGAAAAAGCGATCAAAATGCAGTTAGCTGGGCAACTTGAACAATATCGCAATGCACGGCCGGAAGAAATAACCAAGCCGCTTCCGAAGATGAAGAAAAATTAATTAATCTAACGTCAGCACTTGGCCATCGTTGATGACACACGCACGGAAGAATTCGGTGGGATTAATGCTGCCACGGATAAATCGTACAGAGCCATCAGCAAAAGCGAAATTGGCACCACCCGTGTGAGAAGATCCAAACCTGCGTGACCAGAAGGTTGCAGCAGAAGAATTCGGGTGCAAGGAGTCTGCTTGCAGGCCACCTTGATTCCCTGCCCAGTCCGTGGAGCCAAAGCGGACAACGCACTCATCCCAGCCAGCGTTGTTGTAACGTTCGTTATCGCCACCAGCAGTACCGAGTGTTGTCGGGTGGACTTGTTTTTCACCAACATAAATTGTGTTGGAAGTGCCGTCAATGACATCGGCCATCCTGCGAAACTGATTCACTGCAAGGTCAACAGGGTTGGAAGTGCTTGTACTAGACCATTGACGCACCATCATCCCATCGCGTCCGATGTTGCCAAAGGTGCTACCGCCGTTACCGGCGTAGTCATTTCGTGTGGTACCCGAATAAGCGGTAGGCCTACGACGAGACGGGCAGAAATAGGTTTTGATCGGGGTGGCGGCCACGATTGAATCGCTGGGATTATCGTAAACGTTCTGTTGTTCAATGTAAGGCAGCAGGTAATATGCCCAGCTCCAGCCAACACGGGTGGTCGCATTACAACAGGTGATGTTTGGGCCATCAGAACCTGCATGGGGGAAATAGCTGTTGGCATCGTGAAATGCATGACCAGCAATCCCAATCTGTTTCAGGTTATTCTGGCATTGTGTACGGTTGGCTGCTTCCCGCACTTTTTGCACGGCAGGCAGCAATAAGCCAATCAGAATGGCGATGATGGCAATTACCACCAATAATTCGATCAGTGTAAAACCATTTCTCTTGTTCATTTCAGATCCTTGTTTTGTCTAGTAACTAAAAAATAATGAAAAGTTAGCGACGATCTCGAAGCATCTCTTCTTCGTTCGCTCGCTGTTCGGGTGATTTTGTGGGACTTTCCTGAGGACGGTTCGATTCTTCGTTTTGAACCCTTTTTTCTGCTTCAGCCTGTTCGCGAAGCTGTTCTTCTGTTAAAGTTTGTGGCATGGTAGGTGTTTTTTCGCCACAGCCAATCAATAAAAATGTGCTCAACAACATCAAACTACAAACGTATCTCATTGCACTCCCTAATAGTAACTACAAAATAAAAACTAGAAGAGTGTGGTGTAGATTTGATGTATTTCAGATGTAATGATGATGAATGTTCGATCATCATTTTTCTCTCATTTTTTGAACGTACTTACATTATGATGCTTGCATGAACAACCAACAGTGAAGTTAATGCTGGAAGATGAAAAGTGATTGAAAATAAATGAGAGGTAATTCAAGAAAAGTCAGAAAAAGGGGTATGTCTTCGAGAAGGATCAGGCTGCTTCCCGACCTTCTTCGTATTCACTTTCGAACAATTTGCCTTTGGGTGCGGGCATTTCTTTTGGACCAACAGGGCCATCTTCGACACCATTCCAGGGGTGGCGTTGCACACTTGCCAGAATTCGATCCGCAAGCGAAAGGGCATCCAGTCCATCCTGACCAGTCACACGTGTTTCACGATTTTCACGTACGCACGCGACGAAGTCAGACAGTTCGGCTGTCAATTGATCGTGGGGAGCTTCGCAAAAAAGCTCCAGGTGTTCCATGTGCTTGCCAAAGACATCGGCTTTCAACTGTTCACGACGCGAACGGTCCAGATGAAGATTGCTCAAGCCATGCCGACGAACTTCGTCTGAAGGCTGCACAAGATTCAGCCGTTTCTCGACAAAATCGATCCCCGCATAACCTTCAGGAGCCCAGATGCGTAGTTTTCGCTTTGGAACTGGACTGACCCGGCTGGCAGTAATGTTGGCCATACAACCATTTGCAAAGCTAATCCGGGCATTGACGATGTCTTCGTGGCCTCCAAACACGGATATACCAGCCGCATAAACGTTTGTGGCAGGGCTACGCACTAAAGAGAGGATCAGATCCAGGTCGTGGATCATCAGATCCAGAACCACACCAATATCGGTTGATCTACCCGTAAAAGGGCCGTGTCTCTCACTTTCGATCAGCTTTGGCGTGATGGGGCGTCGGATCAGTTCAAGAAAAGCTGGGTTGTAGCGTTCAATATGCCCCACCTGCAGTGGGGTATCGTTTGCGCGTGCAATTTCAACCAGTTCCTGTGCCTGGGCCAAAGTTGTAGTAATCGGCTTTTCCACCAATACCGGAACCGACCTCTTTAAAAAAGCGCGTGCGATTTTGTGGTGGTAAAGTGTTGGTGCCGCAATTGATACTGCATCAACTTGATCGAGGAGAGGCTCGTGATTATCAAACGCCTGAACGCTGTTTTCCTTATTTGAACAACGTTCGGCAATCACACGAGCGTGCTGAATATCAACATCCACCACGCCAACCAGTTTGACATCCGGCATCGATGAAAGTACTCGGGCGTGTTCCTTGCCCAGGTGACCTACACCGATTACGGCCATACGAATCTGTGTCATAAGTTGAGTATCTCCGGCAGCGTACCTGAAGAACGCATCTTCCTTGATGGCCAGTTCCCCGGACAGTTAATGGTCTACGATCCGCGTTAAGGCTTTCGCCAGTTCAATGTTCATGGGGTGGCCGGATCGATAGGCAACCACATGACCAGAAATATCAAATCCACATAGCGACAGATCCCCAACGATGTCGAGAATCTTGTGCCGTGCGGGTTCATTTGGAAATCGCAGGGTATTGTCGATCAAACCTTGTTCGCCAAATACCAGCAATTCCGAAGCTTTCAAATGTCTGCCGACTCCCTGTCGTTGTAATTCTAATGCCTCTCGTTCGAGAACAAATGTTCGACAGTGAGCGATATCTTTCTGAAACGATTCCGGTGTAAGCACTTCCGTGTGAGACTGGGCGGTAATAGGCGAGTCTACGCCATAATCCAACAGATAACTGATAGCCAACCCTTTTCCCTGACGAGGATACAAGGTAAGCGAAGCACCATTTTGCTGTACCGATATGGGGTGGTTCAACTCCAGTAACGGCTTGAATGTCTGCTGTTCAGACACCCCAGCCTGCAACAAGGCGTGTACGTAACCTTCAGAGGAGCCATCCAGGCCAGGTGGTTCTTCCGCATTCAGTTCGATGATGCAGTTATCCACTTGTAGGCCAGCCAAAGCTGCAAGAACGTGCTCAACCAGTGTTACGCGAGTTTGTCCAACTCCCAGTGTTGTTCGGCGCGTGGTGTCCAGAACAGAGGAAACCCGCGCCTGGATGGTGGGTAAACCAGGCAGGTCAGACCTGCGAAACAACAATCCTGTATGCTCCGGGGCGGGCAGCAGACTGAGAGTTGTTGGCACGCCAGTAACCATACCAACGCCAACAACCTTTGCAACTGATTGCAGAGTTCGCTGGCGTCGACCTGATTTTAGGGATGGCATCACACCATTTGGTGCTGATTGTTCCGACAATATTGCTTGCAGGGATGCCATCACTTATTATTTTTCATCGTACCAAGGGAAAAGGCGATTGTCTCGCAGAATTATCGACTTTACCCAAATTAAAAGTTTACCCAAATTACCTAAGATCTAAATTATTTCCCGCCACTAGCACCCGGTGTGGGAGTAGACACTTTCGGCAGTTCCGGTTTTGCTTCAGGATATTTTTTGTTCAAAAACGTAATTACCATGTCGGTCAGGTCCATTCGGTCATGATAAAACGGAATCATTGCAGGTGTCTGAAGCATCAGTCGGGCAATTTCCGGGCGATTTTCATCGGCTGGATTGGATGATGCGGGGTACCCAATAATCATGTCGATGCCATTGGCTTTGGCAATATCGGTAATCGCACCTTTGACTTCCAGATAGATCTGAACAATCACTTTGTCTGAATTTTCAGCCAGTTCTGCTTGAGCACGACGTTCCAGGTCTTCTAATTCCCGTTGGATCTGGACAGCTTCCTGTTGCATCAGCTTTTTCTTTTCTGGGTCAACTGTCTTCTGAAACTCGGCATTCTTTTCGGCAAGTTTTTCTCGTAAAGGATTCATCTTTACGACATAACTTTCTCGGACCTTGGTAACTTGTAAGCCAAGGTTGCCCGCTCTGTTATACTCTTTTAAGATTTTGGGGATATTGACGATGTAAATCTTTTGTGATCGTGTTTCCTGGGCGGTCACCACCTGGGTGCTAACCAAAACTCCGGCACAAACGACAGCCATCATGGCAAATTGAGTGAAAATCCGTTTCACCTGCATTCTCCTAATTGTTTCGGTATTGGGTACCCGCCCGAATAGCGGGGCAACAACGACCAACTTTACCGCAGCCGCTGTTATCGTGCTAATCAACCCTGAATACCCCATCGTTAGAATGCCGTCAATCCGAACCCTTGCAATGTTTTTTCCGCTTTTGTAATTCTTACGCAGTTCGGGATAAAGCTTATTTACCTAATTTACCGATTTACTCTGGTTTTCTTACGTTTCCAGAATTAACGCAATGACCATAATAGTATCCAAAATCCTTCGTTTGCTGGGATTGGTAGTCTTCTGTCCACTCCTTGGTTGCGGGGCGGGAAGCAACGAACCCGTAGCAGTTAAAGGTAAGGTTTACTTCCGTGGTGAACCACTTGCAGGAGGAATGATCATATTTTCACCTGATCCTGACCGTGGTACCAACGGACCTTCGTGTAAGAGTGTGATCCATGAGGACGGAAGTTATTCCCTGGAATCTGTAAATAATGACAATATTGTCAGCGGGTGGTATCGTGTGGCGATAGCGCCAGCACCAGGAACGATTCCTCCACCTTCCGTAGAGCATCCTGAACCAGCATTCCCGGTGCACTTCCGCAATCCAGCGCGTTCCGGAATTCACCGCGAAATTAAGATGATCCCAGTAAATATCATCGATTTTAATTTCGATGATGCCTGATTTTCTACCATGGAAAAGAAGAACTTATTTCCTGGCGAGTTTGTGGTGCAGCTGCTTTTCTGCCTGTTAGTGATACCCAATTTTTCATTTGCTGACGAAAAATTGCAGGTTGCAGATGATAATTTTGTCAAAGGATTAGAAAACGCTCATCAAACTTGTGTTGCGAAAGGTCATTTTCAGGTTGCCGCACAATTCTATGCGGAAATTTTCTCCAAAAAACCTAGTACCCACGTAGCACTTCGTTGGGGCGATTCACACCGCATGCTCAATCAACCTGCAGAAGCGATTCGGGCCTATCGATCTGGCCTGAGAAAATTTCCACTTTCAGCTGAATTGTGGGCCGCACTGTGTTCTTATCGAAGTAGACTTGGTACCAACAATACCGTTAAAAATGAAGAAATACTCATTGTATTTCAGATGTGGTATCCCCGCTTGCGCTGGTTGCAGTTTGTTATTCCAATCACGATGGCTTTTCTGGTCTGGAGATGGTGGTACCGTCGCAACCCCATCTTGTTTGGTGCCTGGGTTGGACTGGGAATATGTTACTTAATTGCCATATTGCTGCATGAGTATATTTTCATTCGTGCTAAAGCCTATTGGGAACCACCTGCTGTCGTGGTAAAAAGTGAAATTCCGCTTCGCACTGGCAATGGGGATGAATTCCCAAAAATCAATGAGGGCAACTTGCAAATTGGTGCCGAAATGTCCCTTATTCACCAGCGTGGGGAGTGGGTACAAGTTCGAACGAACTTGAATGAAACTGGTTGGGTGCATCAAAAAAATATTCTCATTATTGACTAGTCTTCAACCCGGTCTTTGGCACCAGGGTGCCCCACATGGGGGACCTTGACCACAGGGACCGCCGGAACCACCTGTCGTGGCTTGTAATGGAGCTGCAGGTAAACTCAATAGGCGGTGAACTTGTTCACTCCCACATTCTTCACAATGAATCTCTTCGGAACTGTTTGAATTTCGAACGAGAACTTCGAATTGATGGGAACAACTATCGCACCGATAATCGAAAAGTGGCATGGAAAATCCTCTTTGGAAATGAACCAGAAATATCTTGTACTCACAGATTACGAGAACGTAGTTGGGAGTAAAAGAGTGTGAGTGGATTCTAATTAGTGATAGATTCTTAATTATCTGGAATCACTTCTGGCTCGATTGCCTGCCCGCGCTGATTGACGCGGGTTAATCGAATCGTGGGGACGTATTCCCCTCCTTCGACAGGGTGGCCAGCAAGAACAACTACCAGTTGGCCAGCTTCAATTTTTCCCGCTTCAAAAGCAGATTCTACTGCACCACTGATGCGGTCATCGCCAATCCGACGGCAATAATCCATGAGAACTGGTTCAAGGCCCCAAACAATCGCCATTTGTCGCAAGATCTGCTCACTGGGTGCAGGTGCAATGACGGTGCAATTGGGTCGATGCCGTGCCAACAAGCGGGCTGTTCTCCCACTGAGGGTGGGGGTAATGATCGCATCAGCCTTTACTCTTTCTGCCAGAGTCACTACGAGCTCTGTGACATGATCATCAATCGAATGGTCCTGCAATTTCAAACTTGCAACGGGATCGCCGCCGTCTTTCAAATGTTTTTCAGCTTCGATGGCAATCTGGGACATGCACTCGACAGCCAGATGGGGATGTTTTCCCACAGCGGTTTCGCCAGAAAGCATAATTGCATCAGTGCCATCGTAAATGGCATTTGCCACATCGCTTGCTTCCGCACGGGTAGGCCGAGGGTTATCACGCATCGAATCGAGCATGTCTGTAGCCGTAACCACTGGTTTGCCCGCAATTCTTGCCAGTGAAATAAGTTGTTTTTGCACGGTGGGAACTCGTTCCAGAGGGATTTCTACACCAAGATCCCCACGCGCCACCATGATTCCATCGAATGCGGCAATAATTGCTGCAGCATTTTCAATTGCTTCAGGACGCTCCATTTTGGCTAAAATCGGTACATTCATTGAATGCAATGCGGCTTCTTCACGAAGTTCCGAGGCTGCTGCTGCATTTCTTACAAACGACAATGCCAACCAGTCTACTTGTGCCTGGGCTGCGATTGCCAGTGCCTGCCGGTCTCGATCCGTCAGTGCCGGGATGGTTAATTTGGTATCCGGAAGGTTAAGCCCTTTATTGGGCAGCAAAACCCCACCGACAATAATGCGACTACGAACAAATTGTCCATCGTTTGCTGTGACTTCCAGTTGCAGGCGACCATCATCCAGCAAAACACGGTGCCCAGTTTGGGTTTCGCGTAATATTTCTGGTTCCGTAATGCGAAGGTAGGATAATTCTGGCTGGTCGCGAATATCGATCACCAGTTCCTCACCTTCAATCAACTCAAGTGGTTGTTCAGTCAATACACGAAGTTTCGGGCCTGGCAAATCAGCTAACACAGCCACATGAAGTCCCAGGCTGGCTGAAACGGAACGTAATAACTCAATTCGTGCCAGATGTTCTGCCGCACTGCCATGAGAAAAATTTATTCTGGCAACATTAACCCCCGCCTTCAGCATTTTTCGAAGCATATCTGGACGATCGGTAGCAGGTCCCAATGTCGCAACTATTCGCGTGCGTCGGTTCATCAAACATGTATCCTTATGAAAGAAAGAGTGTCCCGGTTCATGGTGTTATGTTAAGGAATTCTCTCAGCAAGTTGGTGTTCTGCGTCGTCGCGCTCGTGGTGGTGGAAATTATTTCTGCTTTTTCCCCAGTCTGGTGGCCAGTCCAGAATTCCGCAGATTTCCACACACGTCAGACCGCCAGAATTGCCGTAATTCTCTGGTTTATTGCGGTTGGCTGTTCATTGCTGCAAGTGAAAGGTTGGGCTCGTGCAATCTATTTTTGCGGAGCAGGTGCTTTTCTGTACCACGTTCTGGTAGCATTCGATCAAAT is a genomic window containing:
- the lpxC gene encoding UDP-3-O-acyl-N-acetylglucosamine deacetylase, encoding MASLQAILSEQSAPNGVMPSLKSGRRQRTLQSVAKVVGVGMVTGVPTTLSLLPAPEHTGLLFRRSDLPGLPTIQARVSSVLDTTRRTTLGVGQTRVTLVEHVLAALAGLQVDNCIIELNAEEPPGLDGSSEGYVHALLQAGVSEQQTFKPLLELNHPISVQQNGASLTLYPRQGKGLAISYLLDYGVDSPITAQSHTEVLTPESFQKDIAHCRTFVLEREALELQRQGVGRHLKASELLVFGEQGLIDNTLRFPNEPARHKILDIVGDLSLCGFDISGHVVAYRSGHPMNIELAKALTRIVDH
- a CDS encoding OmpH family outer membrane protein, which translates into the protein MKRIFTQFAMMAVVCAGVLVSTQVVTAQETRSQKIYIVNIPKILKEYNRAGNLGLQVTKVRESYVVKMNPLREKLAEKNAEFQKTVDPEKKKLMQQEAVQIQRELEDLERRAQAELAENSDKVIVQIYLEVKGAITDIAKANGIDMIIGYPASSNPADENRPEIARLMLQTPAMIPFYHDRMDLTDMVITFLNKKYPEAKPELPKVSTPTPGASGGK
- a CDS encoding DUF1571 domain-containing protein codes for the protein MLQATSQPARKWGCIFYHFDLFQRLLKPAWKRFRMYPILLKSLLVVLLLGSTGCLSWWKRTTKQAPLPQVELPQPKTSQDFTSNPSGSMDNPVAMIPPPPAMDIPRWDSRAATTIVKGSSEDQNGYEIRAKEPEKVVQTGFDAGKVNPLREEPNTVSVGKEVHTLVQRASVRHEKLEAYETILTRREVVHGESRPEEVIQYRYRRTPKSIAMKWIGLEYQGRELLFSESPNAQVHLMTGRGEGLLIPAGKKTRLSPDDPRIQKNARYDFRFSALGRTIATMQAKLSRENADPQWQQKYRYIGPVSRVEQRQGLVGVEELIFPGEEPLLPQGGKRTILFDQLQGSDSIDFPVLIYAVDRNGREVEYYWFKNVKPRKFGDEDFDPIGLGRSK
- a CDS encoding Gfo/Idh/MocA family oxidoreductase; translated protein: MTQIRMAVIGVGHLGKEHARVLSSMPDVKLVGVVDVDIQHARVIAERCSNKENSVQAFDNHEPLLDQVDAVSIAAPTLYHHKIARAFLKRSVPVLVEKPITTTLAQAQELVEIARANDTPLQVGHIERYNPAFLELIRRPITPKLIESERHGPFTGRSTDIGVVLDLMIHDLDLILSLVRSPATNVYAAGISVFGGHEDIVNARISFANGCMANITASRVSPVPKRKLRIWAPEGYAGIDFVEKRLNLVQPSDEVRRHGLSNLHLDRSRREQLKADVFGKHMEHLELFCEAPHDQLTAELSDFVACVRENRETRVTGQDGLDALSLADRILASVQRHPWNGVEDGPVGPKEMPAPKGKLFESEYEEGREAA
- the pyk gene encoding pyruvate kinase yields the protein MNRRTRIVATLGPATDRPDMLRKMLKAGVNVARINFSHGSAAEHLARIELLRSVSASLGLHVAVLADLPGPKLRVLTEQPLELIEGEELVIDIRDQPELSYLRITEPEILRETQTGHRVLLDDGRLQLEVTANDGQFVRSRIIVGGVLLPNKGLNLPDTKLTIPALTDRDRQALAIAAQAQVDWLALSFVRNAAAASELREEAALHSMNVPILAKMERPEAIENAAAIIAAFDGIMVARGDLGVEIPLERVPTVQKQLISLARIAGKPVVTATDMLDSMRDNPRPTRAEASDVANAIYDGTDAIMLSGETAVGKHPHLAVECMSQIAIEAEKHLKDGGDPVASLKLQDHSIDDHVTELVVTLAERVKADAIITPTLSGRTARLLARHRPNCTVIAPAPSEQILRQMAIVWGLEPVLMDYCRRIGDDRISGAVESAFEAGKIEAGQLVVVLAGHPVEGGEYVPTIRLTRVNQRGQAIEPEVIPDN
- a CDS encoding DUF1559 domain-containing protein, with product MNKRNGFTLIELLVVIAIIAILIGLLLPAVQKVREAANRTQCQNNLKQIGIAGHAFHDANSYFPHAGSDGPNITCCNATTRVGWSWAYYLLPYIEQQNVYDNPSDSIVAATPIKTYFCPSRRRPTAYSGTTRNDYAGNGGSTFGNIGRDGMMVRQWSSTSTSNPVDLAVNQFRRMADVIDGTSNTIYVGEKQVHPTTLGTAGGDNERYNNAGWDECVVRFGSTDWAGNQGGLQADSLHPNSSAATFWSRRFGSSHTGGANFAFADGSVRFIRGSINPTEFFRACVINDGQVLTLD
- a CDS encoding sulfatase-like hydrolase/transferase, with the protein product MSIRLLLVLLFFCHPALNAEKPNIVLIMADDLGYECLGVNGGEYRTPNLDQLAKSGNRYTNCHVQPLCTPTRVQLMTGLWNVRNYRQFGYLDPKSTTFAHHFQKNGYRTAIAGKWQLGQGKDLPQKLGFEESYLWQHTRRPPRYANPGLEWNGKALDFSNGEYGPDLINKFACDFVRSSKDKPFMLYYPMVLTHDPFQPTPDSPKWDPKAVGESVNRNVKNFSYMVSYMDKLVGNLVKSIKETGKEKNTLIIFIGDNGTHPTITTMFNGKPYQGGKGKGTAAGTHVPCVVSWPGVIASGVQDQIVCSCDFFPTMLEIAGLKVPEGLDGMSFAHQLIGKPGKDRTWWYCWYARNGGKNAQVEFVGTKDYKVYQDGRLFRLKSDPLEQNAIKDNELTTAEKAIKMQLAGQLEQYRNARPEEITKPLPKMKKN